A genomic window from Prunus persica cultivar Lovell chromosome G2, Prunus_persica_NCBIv2, whole genome shotgun sequence includes:
- the LOC18785840 gene encoding uncharacterized protein LOC18785840 isoform X1, whose amino-acid sequence MFCQRLAALPAQTDLFLPFPIGTVPKVRNAPTSIQLPLTKNRKSGPRISAISTDEIPPNALRRKRDPNWRGGFSVGVDLGMSRTGLALSKGFNFRPLTVLSLRGQKLEDQLLEIAKQQEADEFIVGLPKSSDGKETPQSNKVRSVAGRLAVSAAQRGWRVYLQDENGTSIEAMDRMINVGLGKSDRQSKVDAYAAVMVLERYFSMSGQGTELVVPKNLDLQDKLRRGPPKDIDFYPEDYED is encoded by the exons ATGTTTTGTCAGCGACTGGCAGCTCTACCGGCACAAACCGACCTCTTCCTTCCCTTCCCAATCGGCACCGTTCCCAAAGTCCGAAATGCCCCCACGTCCATTCAACTCCCTCTCACCAAAAACCGTAAAAGCGGCCCTCGAATAAGTGCAATCTCCACAGATGAAATTCCTCCAAATGCCCTCCGCCGGAAGCGTGACCCGAACTGGAGAGGCGGGTTTAGCGTAGGGGTAGATTTAGGAATGTCGCGTACCGGCCTCGCTCTTAGCAAAGGGTTCAACTTTCGTCCTCTCACC GTGTTGAGTTTGAGAGGGCAGAAGCTTGAGGATCAACTCCTTGAGATTGCAAAGCAGCAG GAGGCAGATGAGTTTATAGTCGGACTTCCGAAATCGAGTGATGGGAAAGAGACGCCTCAGTCCAACAAAGTTCGTAGCGTTGCTGGGAGGCTTGCTGTTAGTGCTGCTCAGAG GGGTTGGAGGGTATACCTGCAGGATGAAAACGGGACGTCCATCGAAGCCATGGATCGCATGATTAACGT GGGCCTCGGCAAGTCTGATCGGCAAAGCAAAGTCGATGCCTACGCTGCCGTg ATGGTGCTGGAGAGATATTTTTCCATGTCAGGACAGGGCACTGAGCTTGTGGTACCCAAGAATTTGGATCTGCAGGACAAACTTCGAAGAGGTCCTCCTAAAGATATTGACTTTTACCCCGAAGATTATGAGGATTAA
- the LOC18786855 gene encoding uncharacterized protein LOC18786855 — translation MEYSYPQKHQEDHTQYQQYQQYQQQQQQQEAAAAYDPSRIQAYDHSYQSYYAYNHQQQQYEYDHHQYQQYYNPTQDYRNSYDTTTATTQHQFHQEPTSIHPPGVPIPPEPPHNADPGQTHLQNAYYAHGVVEDQQQQQMNSVSGGLIPAAVAALSQLTQLSANMDAAQRATQPPIGQTPYRGGGRRGNRPFRGGGRGHFGYHGSRPDGSAHPFRGRGRGQGGGRHFPQYGAASNNLNSASVPAEGVAALMQPPSALVPGQAPLPVPTQVSSTSFWRPPRMAWCELCRVDCNTPEILEQHKNGKRHKKYMQVYEELQKLNKVKTEQQNAQMPNTELKPEVGQPVKVEGFEEKQPLQENLTSEVITDNNRNETDQKDTGANSEASAGPGNKSGDHFAARGRGFKRRMRGGRGGKYMRTNEGSRRSVEPPKPKQVIPFICELCNIKCESQVVFDSHLSGKKHLATLKRFHGHRALYGEVGLQALYPSNFNAASTSATPTSAAPTVQQGDNDPQALLAQLLMTYVLTQTQAQGSSPAPAPASAVAPVGTHNQLELIQGLQTMCQDGSQNAVILELKRQLQCAAAGNPETNTGNGTSEFEAKEVSVPISRTSEFEAKEVSVPISRTSEFEAKEVSVPINTSVVAPAENPVTSEQVSQTASDKECGAAPSDPIFQPKAENQMQEPESKKEERTE, via the exons ATGGAATACTCCTACCCACAAAAGCATCAAGAAGACCACACCCAATACCAGCAATACCAAcaataccaacaacaacaacaacaacaagaagcagcagcagcatatGACCCATCAAGAATTCAAGCCTACGACCACTCATATCAATCCTATTATGCCTACaatcatcaacaacaacaatatgaATATGACCACCACCAATACCAGCAATATTACAATCCCACTCAAGATTACAGAAATTCCTACGacaccaccaccgccaccacccAACATCAATTCCATCAAGAACCCACTTCGATTCATCCTCCTGGGGTCCCAATCCCGCCTGAACCGCCACACAACGCGGATCCCGGGCAAACCCATTTGCAGAATGCGTATTATGCACATGGGGTTGTTGAagatcagcagcagcagcaaatgAATTCGGTTTCGGGTGGATTGATACCGGCGGCTGTGGCTGCACTTTCGCAGCTGACGCAACTTTCTGCGAACATGGATGCGGCGCAGAGGGCCACTCAACCGCCG ATTGGGCAAACTCCATATAGAGGTGGAGGTAGGAGGGGCAATAGGCCCTTCCGAGGGGGTGGTCGGGGCCATTTTGGTTACCATGGTTCTAGACCAGATGGCTCAGCCCACCCTTTCCGCGGTAGGGGACGTGGCCAGGGTGGTGGTAGACACTTTCCACAGTATGGTGCTGCATCAAACAATCTAAATTCAGCATCTGTACCTGCTGAAGGTGTAGCTGCTTTAATGCAGCCGCCTTCAGCATTGGTTCCTGGGCAGGCACCATTACCTGTACCAACACAAGTGTCTTCTACTTCATTCTGGCGACCTCCTCGTATGGCTTGGTGTGAACTTTGTAGGGTTGACTGCAACACTCCTGAAATCCTTGAGCAGCATAAAAATGGAAAGCgacacaaaaaatatatgcaGGTATATGAGGAGTTGCAGAAACTCAACAAAGTCAAAACTGAACAGCAGAATGCTCAAATGCCCAACACTGAATTAAAACCAGAAGTTGGTCAACCTGTGAAAGTTGAGGGATTTGAGGAAAAACAACCCTTACAAGAAAATCTTACTTCTGAAGTAATTACTGATAATAATAGAAATGAAACAGATCAGAAAGATACTGGGGCAAATTCTGAAGCTTCTGCAGGACCTGGGAACAAGTCCGGGGATCACTTTGCAGCTCGGGGACGTGGTTTCAAGCGTAGGATGAGGGGGGGACGAGGGGGTAAGTATATGAGGACTAATGAAGGATCACGAAGATCAGTTGAGCCTCCCAAACCAAAACAAGTGATTCCTTTTATATGTGAATTGTGCAATATCAAGTGTGAGTCACAGGTGGTTTTCGATAGTCATTTGAGTGGTAAAAAGCACCTAGCCACCCTTAAAAGGTTTCATGGCCACCGTGCTTTGTATGGAGAAGTGGGGCTTCAAGCACTTTACCCATCTAACTTCAATGCCGCCTCAACTTCAGCCACCCCAACTTCAGCCGCCCCCACTGTCCAGCAAGGTGACAATGATCCTCAGGCCCTCTTGGCCCAATTGTTGATGACTTATGTGCTCACTCAAACCCAAGCACAAGGGTCATCACCAGCCCCAGCGCCTGCATCTGCAGTTGCACCAGTCGGAACCCACAATCAGCTCGAGTTGATTCAAGGATTGCAAACGATGTGTCAAGATGGGAGCCAAAATGCGGTTATCTTGGAACTCAAACGTCAGCTGCAATGTGCAGCAGCTGGGAACCCAGAAACAAACACTGGGAATGGAACATCAGAGTTTGAAGCAAAGGAGGTAAGCGTTCCTATAAGTAGAACGTCAGAGTTTGAAGCAAAGGAGGTAAGCGTTCCTATAAGTAGAACATCAGAGTTTGAAGCAAAGGAGGTAAGTGTTCCTATAAATACGTCAGTTGTGGCGCCAGCAGAGAATCCAGTCACAAGCGAGCAAGTTTCTCAGACAGCATCAGATAAAGAGTGTGGAGCTGCCCCCTCAGATCCAATTTTTCAGCCAAAAGCTGAAAACCAAATGCAGGAACCAGAGTCCAAGAAAGAAGAGCGAACTGAATAG
- the LOC18785840 gene encoding uncharacterized protein LOC18785840 isoform X2, translating to MFCQRLAALPAQTDLFLPFPIGTVPKVRNAPTSIQLPLTKNRKSGPRISAISTDEIPPNALRRKRDPNWRGGFSVGVDLGMSRTGLALSKGFNFRPLTVLSLRGQKLEDQLLEIAKQQEADEFIVGLPKSSDGKETPQSNKVRSVAGRLAVSAAQRGWRVYLQDENGTSIEAMDRMINVGLGKSDRQSKVDAYAAVVCKKI from the exons ATGTTTTGTCAGCGACTGGCAGCTCTACCGGCACAAACCGACCTCTTCCTTCCCTTCCCAATCGGCACCGTTCCCAAAGTCCGAAATGCCCCCACGTCCATTCAACTCCCTCTCACCAAAAACCGTAAAAGCGGCCCTCGAATAAGTGCAATCTCCACAGATGAAATTCCTCCAAATGCCCTCCGCCGGAAGCGTGACCCGAACTGGAGAGGCGGGTTTAGCGTAGGGGTAGATTTAGGAATGTCGCGTACCGGCCTCGCTCTTAGCAAAGGGTTCAACTTTCGTCCTCTCACC GTGTTGAGTTTGAGAGGGCAGAAGCTTGAGGATCAACTCCTTGAGATTGCAAAGCAGCAG GAGGCAGATGAGTTTATAGTCGGACTTCCGAAATCGAGTGATGGGAAAGAGACGCCTCAGTCCAACAAAGTTCGTAGCGTTGCTGGGAGGCTTGCTGTTAGTGCTGCTCAGAG GGGTTGGAGGGTATACCTGCAGGATGAAAACGGGACGTCCATCGAAGCCATGGATCGCATGATTAACGT GGGCCTCGGCAAGTCTGATCGGCAAAGCAAAGTCGATGCCTACGCTGCCGTggtatgcaagaaaatataa